The following proteins come from a genomic window of Mycolicibacterium rufum:
- the wrbA gene encoding NAD(P)H:quinone oxidoreductase, translated as MTKLAVIYYSATGHGTAMANRVAATAEAAGADVRLRHIAETRDPEEFAGNPAWTANYEATKDLPAASGDDIVWADAAIFGSPTRFGSTASQFRAFIDSLGGLWAKGLLADKVYAGFTSSQTAHGGQETTLITLYITLMHFGGIIVPPGYTDGVKFADGNPYGVGHVTGPENRNELEESTLAALDHLARRVVSVADRLS; from the coding sequence ATGACGAAGCTCGCAGTGATCTACTACTCGGCCACCGGACACGGCACCGCGATGGCCAACCGCGTCGCCGCCACCGCGGAGGCGGCCGGCGCCGACGTGAGGTTGCGGCACATCGCCGAGACCCGCGACCCCGAGGAGTTCGCCGGCAATCCGGCGTGGACCGCCAATTACGAAGCGACCAAAGATCTTCCGGCCGCCAGCGGGGATGACATCGTGTGGGCGGACGCGGCGATCTTCGGCTCGCCCACCCGGTTCGGCAGCACCGCGTCGCAGTTCCGGGCGTTCATCGACTCACTCGGCGGCCTGTGGGCCAAGGGCCTGCTCGCCGACAAGGTCTACGCGGGGTTCACGTCGTCGCAGACCGCCCACGGCGGGCAGGAGACCACGCTGATCACGCTCTATATCACCCTCATGCACTTCGGCGGCATCATCGTGCCGCCCGGCTACACCGACGGGGTGAAGTTCGCCGACGGAAACCCCTACGGCGTCGGCCATGTCACCGGACCGGAGAACCGCAACGAACTCGAGGAGTCGACACTGGCCGCGCTCGACCACCTGGCGCGCCGCGTCGTCAGCGTCGCCGACCGGCTGTCCTGA
- the ilvC gene encoding ketol-acid reductoisomerase, translating to MFYDDDADLSIIQGRKVGVIGYGSQGHAHSLSLRDSGVQVKVGLKEGSKSRDKVAEQGLEVDTPAEVAKWADVIMLLAPDTAQAEIFAQDIEPNLQDGNALFFGHGLNIHFGLIKPPANVTIGMVAPKGPGHLVRRQFVDGKGVPCLVAVEQDPKGEGLALALSYAKAIGGARAGVIKTTFKDETETDLFGEQAVLCGGTEELVKTGFDVMVEAGYEPELAYFEVLHELKLIVDLMYEGGIARMNYSVSDTAEFGGYLSGPRVIDADTKKRMKDILADIQDGTFVKRLVANVEGGNKELEKLRKENAEHPIEVTGKKLRDLMSWVDRPITETA from the coding sequence ATGTTCTATGACGACGACGCGGACCTGTCGATCATCCAGGGACGCAAGGTCGGCGTCATCGGCTACGGCAGCCAGGGGCACGCGCACTCGCTGAGCCTGCGCGATTCCGGTGTGCAGGTGAAGGTCGGCCTCAAGGAGGGGTCGAAGTCCCGCGACAAGGTCGCCGAGCAGGGTCTCGAGGTCGACACCCCCGCCGAGGTCGCCAAGTGGGCCGACGTCATCATGTTGCTGGCGCCCGACACCGCGCAGGCCGAGATCTTCGCCCAGGACATCGAGCCGAATCTTCAGGACGGCAACGCGCTGTTCTTCGGGCACGGCCTGAACATCCACTTCGGTCTGATCAAGCCGCCGGCCAACGTGACGATCGGCATGGTCGCGCCCAAGGGCCCGGGGCACCTGGTGCGCCGCCAGTTCGTCGACGGCAAGGGCGTGCCCTGCCTGGTCGCGGTCGAGCAGGATCCCAAGGGCGAGGGTCTGGCGCTGGCGCTGTCCTACGCCAAGGCGATCGGCGGCGCGCGCGCCGGCGTCATCAAGACCACGTTCAAGGACGAGACCGAGACCGACCTGTTCGGTGAGCAGGCCGTGTTGTGCGGTGGCACCGAGGAACTCGTCAAGACCGGGTTCGACGTGATGGTCGAGGCCGGCTACGAGCCGGAGCTGGCGTACTTCGAGGTGCTGCACGAGCTCAAGCTGATCGTCGACCTGATGTACGAGGGTGGCATCGCGCGGATGAACTACTCGGTGTCCGACACCGCGGAGTTCGGCGGCTACCTGTCCGGGCCCCGCGTCATCGACGCCGACACCAAGAAGCGGATGAAGGACATCCTGGCCGACATCCAGGACGGCACGTTCGTCAAGCGGCTGGTGGCCAACGTCGAGGGTGGCAACAAGGAGCTCGAGAAGCTGCGCAAGGAGAACGCCGAGCACCCGATCGAGGTCACCGGCAAGAAGCTGCGCGACCTGATGAGCTGGGTGGATCGACCGATCACCGAAACCGCTTAG
- the ilvN gene encoding acetolactate synthase small subunit gives MSTIHTLSVLVEDKPGVLARVASLFSRRGYNICSLAVGATEQKDLSRMTIVVDVEDSPLEQITKQLNKLVNVIKIVEQDEDNAVSREIALIKVRADATTRGQVIEAVNLFRAKVVDVSNESLTVEATGTPGKLEALLRVLEPYGIREIVQSGVVSLSRGPRGIGTK, from the coding sequence ATGAGCACCATCCACACCCTGTCGGTGCTCGTCGAGGACAAGCCCGGCGTCCTGGCCCGCGTCGCCTCGCTGTTCTCGCGGCGCGGCTACAACATCTGCTCGCTGGCCGTCGGCGCCACCGAGCAGAAGGACCTGTCCCGGATGACCATCGTCGTCGACGTCGAGGACTCGCCGCTCGAACAGATCACCAAGCAGCTCAACAAGCTCGTGAACGTGATCAAGATCGTCGAGCAGGACGAGGACAACGCCGTTTCGCGCGAGATCGCCCTGATCAAGGTCCGGGCCGACGCGACCACCCGCGGTCAGGTCATCGAGGCCGTGAACCTGTTCCGCGCCAAGGTCGTCGACGTGTCCAACGAGTCGCTGACCGTCGAGGCCACCGGAACCCCGGGCAAGCTCGAGGCGCTGCTGCGCGTCCTGGAGCCCTACGGGATCCGTGAGATCGTCCAGTCCGGTGTGGTGTCGCTGTCGCGTGGCCCCCGCGGAATCGGCACCAAGTAA
- a CDS encoding PH domain-containing protein, protein MGSSATSSSAPVVIRISPMAHLAVVLLTLALLSVVFAGPVWFVALLVIPVLLSVAIARYRTVADRDTVTARTLLGSQTLRWEDIAGLRFGRKAWAQARRGDGTEVSLPAVTFATLPVLTAASGGRVPNPYE, encoded by the coding sequence ATGGGTTCCTCCGCCACGTCGTCGTCCGCCCCGGTCGTGATCCGGATCTCCCCGATGGCTCATCTGGCCGTCGTCCTGCTGACCCTCGCGCTGCTGTCGGTCGTGTTCGCCGGCCCGGTGTGGTTCGTCGCGCTGCTGGTCATCCCGGTGCTGCTGTCGGTGGCGATCGCCCGGTACCGCACGGTCGCCGACCGCGACACCGTCACCGCGCGCACGTTGCTGGGCAGTCAGACGCTGCGCTGGGAGGACATCGCCGGGCTGCGGTTCGGCCGCAAAGCGTGGGCCCAGGCCCGGCGGGGCGACGGGACCGAGGTGTCACTTCCTGCCGTCACGTTCGCGACGCTTCCGGTGCTGACGGCCGCCAGCGGCGGCCGGGTGCCCAACCCCTACGAGTGA
- a CDS encoding sensor histidine kinase — protein sequence MKRAQDVVLRLLSHPLRLLSLRSIVILAQVGVIILVLTLGVWVWVGVTNDQYDQLDRRLDSLSSLGDVNTLLRSAQEGVGPEPAEGGLVRTARIGPVAVSIPADIVLPELPSGYADATINGVEYRVRTITTGSASIALGAPLADTQARIDSLHWRVFWICAGVIVTTLLVGWVIALIMVNPFRLLAQQARAINAQSNPDEVQVRGVWEAVEISEAVEGMLARIGDEQQRTRAALESARDFAAVASHELRTPLTAMRTNLEVLMTLDLGPEQRREVIGDVMRTQSRIEATLAALERLAQGELTTVADFVPLDVAELLDRAAHDAMHNYPGLEVSLASSTTVLMLGMPAGLRLVIDNAIANAVKHGGATRVQLSVISSAEGVEIAVDDNGSGVPAEEREQVFQRFHRGSTASRSGSGLGLALVAQQAEIHGGTAALEVSPLGGTRLILRLPGSGPA from the coding sequence ATGAAGCGCGCCCAGGACGTCGTTCTGCGCCTGCTGTCGCACCCGCTGCGGCTGTTGAGCCTGCGCTCGATCGTGATCCTCGCCCAGGTCGGCGTCATCATCCTGGTGCTGACCCTCGGGGTCTGGGTGTGGGTGGGCGTCACCAACGACCAGTACGACCAGCTCGACCGCAGGCTGGACTCGCTGTCGAGCCTGGGCGACGTGAACACGCTGCTGCGCAGCGCCCAGGAAGGGGTCGGCCCCGAACCCGCCGAGGGCGGGCTGGTGCGCACGGCGCGCATCGGCCCGGTCGCGGTGTCGATCCCCGCCGACATCGTGTTGCCCGAACTGCCCAGCGGTTACGCCGACGCGACGATCAACGGCGTCGAGTACCGCGTGCGGACGATCACGACGGGCAGCGCGTCGATCGCCCTCGGCGCCCCGTTGGCGGACACCCAGGCCCGCATCGACTCGCTGCACTGGCGGGTGTTCTGGATCTGCGCCGGGGTGATCGTGACGACGCTGCTCGTCGGCTGGGTGATCGCGCTGATCATGGTCAACCCCTTCCGGCTGCTGGCCCAGCAGGCCCGCGCCATCAATGCGCAGTCCAACCCGGACGAGGTGCAGGTGCGCGGGGTGTGGGAGGCCGTCGAGATCTCCGAGGCGGTCGAGGGCATGCTCGCCCGCATCGGCGACGAGCAGCAGCGCACCCGAGCCGCGCTGGAATCGGCGCGGGACTTCGCCGCAGTCGCCTCCCACGAGCTGCGGACTCCGCTGACCGCGATGCGCACCAACCTCGAGGTGCTGATGACGCTGGACCTGGGTCCCGAACAGCGCCGCGAGGTCATCGGCGACGTGATGCGCACCCAGTCCCGGATCGAGGCGACGCTGGCCGCTCTCGAGCGACTGGCGCAGGGCGAGCTGACCACGGTGGCCGACTTCGTGCCGCTCGACGTCGCCGAGCTCCTCGACCGCGCCGCCCACGACGCGATGCACAACTATCCGGGGCTGGAGGTCTCGCTGGCGTCGTCGACGACGGTGTTGATGCTCGGGATGCCCGCGGGTCTGCGGCTGGTGATCGACAACGCGATCGCCAACGCCGTCAAGCACGGCGGTGCCACGCGGGTGCAGCTCAGCGTGATCAGCTCGGCGGAGGGAGTGGAGATCGCCGTCGACGACAACGGCTCCGGGGTTCCCGCCGAGGAACGCGAACAGGTCTTCCAGCGGTTCCACCGTGGCTCCACCGCGTCCAGGTCGGGGTCCGGCCTGGGTCTGGCCCTGGTCGCCCAGCAAGCCGAGATCCATGGCGGCACCGCCGCGTTGGAGGTCAGTCCGCTGGGTGGTACCCGCCTGATCCTGCGCCTGCCCGGCTCCGGACCGGCCTAG
- a CDS encoding PQQ-dependent sugar dehydrogenase → MRQRRSLRAAAVLLCVATLGSAGCARFDSAQSQPFTTEPQMAPGPTSTPPPPPPLPAQPFPKQCPAPGVMQGCLDSTSGLIMLPDSQSALVAERVTGAVKQVATKAEPFVKLTLPVDGSGDGGLMDIVLSPTYAQDRLMYAYVSTPTDNRVIRIADGDVPKPILTGIPKGATGNTGALVFTSPTTLMVQTGDAGDPGLAADPGSMAGKLLRIEQPTTVNQAPTTTALSGLGPGGGMCIDPSDESLYVTDRTPTADRLQRITKDSKVSTVWTWPDRPGVAGCAALDGTVLVNLVNTKQTVAVRMAPDTGAVTGEPEVVRQDQHGHAWALQVAPDGNIWGATVNKTSGDAEKLDDVVFPLFPQGGGFPRANDEKT, encoded by the coding sequence ATGAGACAGCGCCGGTCGTTGCGGGCAGCCGCGGTCCTGCTGTGCGTGGCGACGCTCGGCAGTGCCGGTTGCGCGCGGTTCGATTCGGCGCAGTCGCAGCCGTTCACGACCGAGCCGCAGATGGCGCCCGGGCCGACGTCGACGCCCCCTCCGCCGCCGCCGCTGCCTGCCCAGCCGTTCCCCAAGCAGTGCCCCGCCCCCGGGGTGATGCAGGGCTGCCTGGACAGCACCAGCGGGCTGATCATGCTGCCCGACAGCCAGTCCGCGCTGGTGGCCGAGCGGGTCACCGGTGCGGTCAAGCAGGTCGCCACCAAGGCCGAACCGTTCGTGAAGCTGACGCTTCCGGTCGACGGCAGTGGCGACGGCGGCCTGATGGACATCGTGCTGTCCCCCACCTACGCGCAGGACCGGCTGATGTACGCCTACGTCAGCACGCCGACCGACAACCGGGTGATCAGGATCGCCGACGGCGACGTGCCCAAGCCGATCCTGACCGGCATCCCCAAGGGCGCCACCGGCAACACCGGAGCGCTCGTCTTCACCAGCCCGACCACGCTGATGGTCCAGACCGGCGACGCCGGCGACCCGGGGCTGGCCGCCGATCCGGGATCGATGGCGGGCAAGCTGCTGCGCATCGAGCAGCCGACGACGGTCAACCAGGCCCCGACGACGACCGCGCTGTCCGGTCTGGGCCCCGGTGGCGGCATGTGCATCGACCCGTCCGACGAGTCGCTCTACGTCACCGACCGGACGCCGACCGCCGACCGGCTGCAGCGGATCACCAAGGACTCGAAGGTGTCGACGGTGTGGACGTGGCCCGACCGGCCGGGGGTCGCGGGGTGCGCGGCGCTCGACGGCACGGTGCTGGTCAACCTCGTCAACACCAAACAGACCGTCGCCGTGCGGATGGCGCCCGACACCGGCGCGGTCACCGGTGAGCCGGAGGTGGTCCGCCAGGATCAGCACGGCCACGCCTGGGCCCTGCAGGTCGCTCCCGACGGCAACATCTGGGGGGCGACGGTGAACAAGACCTCCGGGGACGCCGAGAAGCTCGACGACGTGGTGTTCCCGCTGTTCCCGCAGGGCGGCGGCTTCCCGCGCGCCAACGACGAGAAGACCTGA
- a CDS encoding DoxX family protein — protein MTSPLDPRPWQRPDESGGRPASARLVDPEDDLPSPHYGGDFETTAIPRYDTAKPADQQPFGLLNDAEPLPYVQPSTGLAPGSYGSTAAPTEVGVLDEHRDRDRRGTQDLGLLLLRVAVGALLVAHGLQKMFGIWGGPGLGGFRDYLAGVGFQYADILSYVAAGGQIVAGVLLVLGLFTPVAAAGALAYLVNAILAEAIEAHNDARLSAFLTDGHEYEVILVAVVAAIILIGPGRYGLDAGRGWARRPFLGSFAALVLGVGAGVAIWVLLNGANPLS, from the coding sequence GTGACGAGTCCCCTTGACCCACGCCCCTGGCAGCGGCCCGACGAGTCGGGCGGCCGGCCCGCGTCGGCGCGGCTGGTGGACCCCGAGGACGATCTGCCGTCGCCGCACTACGGCGGCGACTTCGAGACGACGGCGATTCCGCGCTACGACACCGCCAAGCCCGCCGACCAGCAGCCCTTCGGCCTGCTCAACGATGCCGAGCCGCTGCCCTATGTGCAGCCCAGCACGGGTCTGGCACCCGGCTCGTACGGGTCCACCGCGGCGCCGACCGAGGTCGGCGTGCTCGACGAACACCGGGACCGGGACCGTAGAGGTACCCAGGACCTGGGCCTGCTGCTGCTGCGGGTCGCCGTCGGCGCGCTGCTGGTCGCCCACGGCCTGCAGAAGATGTTCGGGATCTGGGGCGGGCCGGGGCTCGGCGGGTTCCGCGATTACCTGGCCGGCGTCGGTTTCCAGTACGCCGACATCCTGAGCTACGTGGCCGCCGGCGGTCAGATCGTTGCCGGTGTGCTGCTGGTGCTAGGGCTGTTCACCCCGGTGGCGGCGGCCGGCGCGCTGGCCTATCTGGTCAACGCGATCCTGGCGGAGGCCATCGAGGCCCACAACGACGCGCGCCTGTCGGCCTTCCTCACCGACGGGCACGAGTACGAGGTCATCCTGGTCGCCGTCGTCGCGGCCATCATCCTGATCGGGCCCGGCCGCTACGGCCTGGACGCCGGCAGGGGCTGGGCCCGTCGTCCCTTCCTCGGCTCCTTCGCCGCGCTGGTGCTCGGCGTCGGTGCGGGCGTCGCGATCTGGGTGCTGCTCAACGGGGCCAACCCGCTGTCCTGA
- a CDS encoding phytoene desaturase family protein — protein MDVTVVGSGPNGLAAAVICARAGLSVRVIEAQPTPGGGARSRPDPEYPGVLHDVCSAVHPLGVASPFFAEFDLAARGVDLVAPEVSYANPLPDRTAAIAYRSLARTCDELDDGASWRRLFGPLTDHVDGVLGFFLGDKRSLPPDLPTTVRAGVRVLAMGSPAWGLLRGDDARALFTGVGVHAISRMPSPVNSGAGLMLGTVAHTAGWPVPVGGTQTIADALIADLRAHGGDLVLGEPVTTPPEGVVLWDTAPTALLDVYGDRVPPRYARALRRYRFGPGVCKVDFVLSGDIPWRDPRVAQAPTVHMGGTRAQMALAEREIAAGRHAEWPMTLAALPHLADPSRIDAQGRRPLWTYAHVPAGSSADLTETVTALFERAAPGFRDLVLAARCVPAARMADHNANYVGGDIIVGGATLFAAMIGPTLRLNPWSTPIPKAYLCSSATPPGTGVHGMSGYYAARTMLRREFGITTMPRLSP, from the coding sequence TGGCGGCCGCCGTGATCTGTGCGCGCGCGGGGCTGTCGGTGCGGGTCATCGAGGCCCAGCCGACGCCCGGCGGCGGCGCGCGCAGCCGGCCGGACCCGGAGTACCCCGGCGTCCTGCACGACGTGTGCTCGGCCGTCCACCCGCTCGGGGTGGCCTCGCCGTTCTTCGCCGAGTTCGACCTCGCCGCCCGCGGTGTCGACCTGGTCGCCCCCGAGGTGTCCTACGCGAACCCGCTGCCGGACCGGACCGCGGCGATCGCCTACCGCTCGCTGGCGCGCACCTGCGACGAGCTCGACGACGGCGCGTCCTGGCGGCGGCTGTTCGGTCCGCTCACCGACCACGTGGACGGGGTGCTCGGCTTCTTCCTCGGCGACAAGCGTTCGCTGCCCCCCGATCTGCCCACAACTGTCCGTGCCGGTGTGCGGGTGCTGGCGATGGGCAGTCCGGCGTGGGGGCTGCTGCGCGGCGACGACGCCCGGGCGCTGTTCACCGGCGTTGGCGTGCACGCGATTTCGCGGATGCCCTCGCCCGTCAACAGCGGCGCAGGCCTGATGCTGGGCACCGTGGCGCACACCGCCGGCTGGCCGGTTCCGGTCGGCGGGACCCAGACGATCGCCGACGCGCTGATCGCCGACCTGCGGGCCCACGGCGGCGATCTGGTGCTCGGCGAACCCGTGACCACTCCGCCCGAAGGGGTCGTGCTCTGGGACACGGCACCGACCGCGCTGCTCGACGTCTACGGCGACCGCGTGCCCCCGCGGTACGCACGGGCGTTGCGGCGCTACCGATTCGGTCCGGGAGTGTGCAAGGTCGACTTCGTCCTGTCCGGTGACATTCCGTGGCGCGATCCGCGGGTGGCGCAGGCGCCGACGGTGCACATGGGCGGAACACGCGCGCAGATGGCGCTCGCCGAGCGGGAGATCGCCGCGGGCCGGCACGCCGAATGGCCGATGACGCTGGCCGCGCTGCCGCATCTGGCCGATCCGTCGCGCATCGACGCCCAGGGCCGCCGGCCGCTGTGGACCTACGCCCACGTGCCGGCCGGCTCGTCCGCCGATCTCACCGAGACCGTCACCGCGTTGTTCGAACGCGCCGCGCCCGGCTTCCGGGATCTGGTGCTGGCCGCCCGGTGCGTGCCCGCCGCCCGGATGGCCGACCACAACGCGAACTACGTCGGCGGCGACATCATCGTCGGCGGCGCCACGCTGTTCGCCGCCATGATCGGGCCGACGCTGCGCCTGAATCCGTGGTCCACCCCGATCCCGAAGGCCTACCTGTGTTCGTCGGCCACTCCGCCGGGTACCGGCGTGCACGGCATGTCGGGCTACTACGCGGCGCGCACGATGTTGCGACGCGAATTCGGCATCACCACGATGCCGCGGCTCTCACCGTAG
- the gatB gene encoding Asp-tRNA(Asn)/Glu-tRNA(Gln) amidotransferase subunit GatB, whose product MSSVTSAADLLDYDEVIAKYEPVLGLEVHVELSTQTKMFCGCANRFGGEPNTQVCPVCLGLPGSLPVLNQTAVESAIRIGLALNCDIAPWGRFARKNYFYPDQPKNYQISQYDEPIAVNGHLEVPLDDGTTWRIEIERAHMEEDTGKLTHLGSDTGRIAGATTSLADYNRSGVPLIEIVTKPVEGAGERAPEIARAYVTALRDLLRALDVSDVRMDQGSMRCDSNVSLKPIGQAEFGIRTETKNVNSLKSVEVAVRYEMRRQAAVLESGGIVHQETRHFHEDGYTSPGRSKETAQDYRYFPEPDLEPVAPSAELVERLRATIPELPWLSRKRVQQDWGISDEVMRDLVNIGALDLIAATVDHGASSDAARAWWGNFLVQKANENGVELDALAITPAQVAAVVKLVDEGKLSNKLARQVVEGVLAGEGEPDEVMTARGLAVVRDDSLIQAAVDEALAANPDVAEKIRGGKVQAAGAIVGAVMKATKGQADAARVRELVMAACS is encoded by the coding sequence ATGTCTTCCGTGACTTCGGCCGCCGACCTGCTGGACTACGACGAGGTCATCGCCAAGTACGAGCCGGTGCTCGGACTCGAGGTGCACGTCGAGCTGTCGACGCAGACCAAGATGTTCTGCGGCTGCGCCAACCGGTTCGGCGGCGAACCCAACACCCAGGTGTGCCCGGTCTGTCTCGGGCTGCCGGGGTCCTTGCCGGTGCTGAACCAGACCGCCGTCGAGTCCGCGATCCGCATCGGGCTGGCGCTCAACTGCGACATCGCGCCCTGGGGGCGGTTCGCCCGGAAGAACTACTTCTACCCGGACCAGCCGAAGAACTACCAGATCTCCCAGTACGACGAGCCCATCGCGGTCAACGGCCACCTCGAGGTCCCGCTCGACGACGGCACCACGTGGCGGATCGAGATCGAGCGAGCCCACATGGAGGAGGACACCGGCAAGCTGACCCACCTGGGCAGCGACACCGGTCGTATCGCGGGGGCGACGACGTCGCTGGCCGACTACAACCGCTCCGGCGTTCCGCTGATCGAGATCGTCACCAAACCGGTCGAGGGGGCAGGGGAGCGCGCGCCCGAGATCGCGCGGGCCTATGTGACGGCGCTGCGGGATCTGTTGCGCGCGTTGGACGTCTCCGATGTGCGGATGGACCAGGGTTCGATGCGCTGCGACTCCAACGTCTCCCTCAAACCGATCGGGCAGGCCGAATTCGGCATCCGCACCGAGACCAAGAACGTCAACTCGCTCAAGAGTGTGGAGGTCGCCGTTCGCTACGAGATGCGAAGGCAGGCAGCGGTTCTCGAGTCCGGGGGCATCGTGCACCAGGAGACGCGGCACTTCCACGAGGACGGCTACACCTCGCCGGGGCGCAGCAAGGAGACCGCGCAGGACTACCGGTACTTCCCCGAGCCGGACCTCGAACCCGTCGCGCCCAGCGCCGAACTCGTCGAGCGGCTGCGAGCCACCATCCCCGAGCTTCCGTGGTTGTCCCGCAAGCGGGTTCAGCAGGACTGGGGTATCTCCGACGAGGTGATGCGCGATCTGGTCAACATCGGCGCGCTCGATCTGATCGCGGCCACGGTCGACCACGGGGCGTCCAGCGACGCCGCCCGCGCGTGGTGGGGTAACTTCCTGGTGCAGAAGGCCAACGAGAACGGCGTGGAACTCGACGCGCTGGCGATCACCCCGGCCCAGGTGGCCGCGGTGGTGAAGCTCGTCGACGAGGGGAAGCTGTCGAACAAGCTGGCCCGCCAGGTCGTCGAGGGTGTGCTGGCCGGCGAGGGCGAACCCGACGAGGTGATGACGGCGCGCGGGCTCGCGGTGGTGCGCGACGACTCGCTGATCCAGGCCGCTGTCGACGAAGCCCTGGCCGCCAATCCCGACGTCGCCGAGAAGATCCGCGGCGGCAAGGTCCAGGCCGCCGGTGCGATCGTCGGCGCGGTGATGAAGGCGACCAAGGGCCAGGCGGACGCGGCGCGCGTGCGCGAGCTCGTCATGGCCGCCTGCAGCTGA
- a CDS encoding acetolactate synthase large subunit, producing the protein MSAPTKRPPEQSATPANGTEAATQAAPQPKTVAPHQLTGAQAVIRALEELDVDVIFGIPGGAVLPVYDPLFDSVKLRHVLVRHEQGGGHAASGYAHATGRVGVCMATSGPGATNLVTPLADAYMDSIPVVAITGQVGRGLIGTDAFQEADISGITMPITKHNFLVRNGDDIARVIAEAFHIASSGRPGPVLVDIPKDVLQGECTFSWPPKFELPGYKPNTKPHNRQIREAAKLITAARKPVLYVGGGVIRGEASEQLLDLAELTGIPVVTTLMARGAFPDSHPQNLGMPGMHGTVAAVAALQRSDLLIALGTRFDDRVTGKLDSFAPDAKVIHADIDPAEIGKNRHADVPIVGDVKAVITDLIDALRRDGGLGSTTLDTWWEYLRGIQSTYPLSYGPQSDGSLSPEYVIETLGKIAGSDAIYVAGVGQHQMWAAQFISYEKPKTWLNSGGLGTMGYAVPAAMGAKMGCPDTEVWAIDGDGCFQMTNQELATCAIEGVPIKVALINNGNLGMVRQWQTLFYEQRYSQTDLATHTRRIPDFVKLSEALGCVGLRCERAEDVAEVIAQARAINDRPVVIEFVVGADAQVWPMVAAGTSNDEIQAARGIRPLFDNEEGHA; encoded by the coding sequence GTGAGCGCACCCACCAAGCGACCACCTGAGCAGTCGGCGACCCCGGCGAACGGGACCGAGGCCGCCACCCAGGCCGCCCCGCAGCCCAAAACGGTTGCCCCGCACCAGCTCACCGGCGCACAAGCCGTCATCCGCGCGCTGGAGGAACTCGACGTCGACGTCATCTTCGGCATCCCGGGCGGCGCGGTGCTGCCGGTCTACGACCCGCTGTTCGACTCGGTGAAGCTGCGCCACGTCCTGGTCCGCCACGAGCAGGGCGGCGGCCACGCCGCCAGCGGCTACGCGCACGCGACCGGACGCGTCGGGGTGTGCATGGCGACGTCGGGTCCGGGCGCGACCAACCTGGTGACCCCGCTGGCCGACGCCTACATGGACTCCATCCCCGTGGTGGCGATCACCGGTCAGGTCGGCCGGGGGCTGATCGGCACCGACGCCTTCCAGGAGGCCGACATCTCCGGCATCACGATGCCGATCACCAAGCACAATTTCCTGGTCCGCAACGGCGACGACATCGCGCGCGTCATCGCCGAGGCGTTCCACATCGCCTCCAGCGGACGGCCCGGACCCGTGCTCGTCGACATCCCCAAGGACGTGCTGCAGGGGGAGTGCACCTTCAGCTGGCCGCCGAAGTTCGAGCTGCCCGGCTACAAGCCGAACACCAAGCCGCACAACCGGCAGATCCGCGAGGCGGCCAAGCTGATCACCGCGGCGCGCAAGCCGGTGCTCTACGTCGGTGGCGGCGTCATCCGCGGCGAGGCGTCCGAGCAGCTGCTGGATCTGGCCGAGCTGACCGGCATCCCGGTGGTCACCACGCTGATGGCCCGCGGCGCGTTCCCCGACAGCCATCCGCAGAACCTCGGCATGCCCGGTATGCACGGCACGGTGGCCGCGGTGGCGGCGCTGCAGCGCAGCGACCTGCTGATCGCGCTCGGCACCCGGTTCGACGACCGCGTGACCGGCAAGCTGGACTCGTTCGCGCCCGACGCCAAGGTGATCCACGCCGACATCGACCCCGCCGAGATCGGCAAGAACCGGCACGCCGACGTGCCCATCGTGGGTGACGTCAAGGCCGTGATCACCGACCTGATCGACGCCCTGCGCCGCGACGGCGGGCTCGGCTCGACGACGCTCGACACCTGGTGGGAGTACCTGCGCGGAATCCAGTCGACGTACCCGCTGAGCTACGGCCCGCAGAGCGACGGCAGCCTGTCGCCCGAGTACGTCATCGAGACGCTCGGCAAGATCGCCGGCTCGGACGCGATCTACGTCGCCGGCGTGGGTCAACACCAGATGTGGGCGGCGCAGTTCATCTCCTACGAGAAGCCCAAGACCTGGCTGAACTCCGGCGGTCTGGGCACGATGGGCTACGCGGTGCCCGCCGCGATGGGCGCCAAGATGGGCTGCCCGGACACCGAGGTGTGGGCCATCGACGGCGACGGTTGCTTCCAGATGACCAACCAGGAACTCGCCACGTGCGCGATCGAGGGCGTGCCGATCAAGGTCGCGCTGATCAACAACGGCAACCTGGGCATGGTCCGGCAGTGGCAGACGCTGTTCTACGAGCAGCGCTACAGCCAGACCGACCTGGCCACCCACACCCGGCGCATCCCGGACTTCGTCAAGCTGTCCGAGGCGCTGGGCTGCGTCGGACTGCGGTGCGAGCGCGCCGAAGACGTCGCCGAGGTGATCGCGCAGGCCCGGGCGATCAACGACCGCCCGGTCGTCATCGAGTTCGTGGTGGGCGCCGACGCCCAGGTGTGGCCGATGGTCGCCGCAGGCACCAGCAACGACGAGATCCAGGCCGCCCGCGGTATCCGTCCGCTGTTCGACAACGAAGAGGGGCACGCCTGA